In Candidatus Methylomirabilis tolerans, the sequence GGGAGCGATGCCAACTGTACAAAAGAGCCTGCGGATTCCAGACGAGATCGCCAAAGCCATTGAAGAAGCTGCCGAGACCTCTGGCCGGGACTTCTCGACCGTGGCCAACGAGTTGATTGCTGAGGCCGTGAAGATGCGGCGCTGTCCCGGGATCCTTTTTGCCGATGGCCCGTCCGGTCGAAGGGCCCGCATCACCGGCACCGGCCTCGATGTCTGGGAGGTGATCGCCACCTATCACGGCATCGAGCGCGATGTGGAGCGTCT encodes:
- a CDS encoding DUF433 domain-containing protein; the encoded protein is GAMPTVQKSLRIPDEIAKAIEEAAETSGRDFSTVANELIAEAVKMRRCPGILFADGPSGRRARITGTGLDVWEVIATYHGIERDVERLHRAYHWLSEAQLRAALGYYAAYPEEIDRQLARNAVWTQDRLAERYPSLAAERS